One region of Bombus affinis isolate iyBomAffi1 chromosome 5, iyBomAffi1.2, whole genome shotgun sequence genomic DNA includes:
- the LOC126916194 gene encoding neuropathy target esterase sws isoform X5, producing MPTMEVVELFNKCNESLGSYLFSRWIGQLIAEYQISRTLFIIIISILVILLIASIIILRKWKNKEFLPEVKEFVGVGTGKPRFRKRDKVLFYGRKMLRKVKSISGQVHATGQGKKRKAVMRFARRLLQLKKETAPQQLKVLEPPAEYLEEDLGPGEKVPPDALYMLQSIRVFGHFEKPVFLKLCKHTEIMNLPAGSTLFKIGDPDENLFIVQQGLVNVYITGSDGSQISLKLVKTGESVTSLLSFTDVLTGHTSTYKTVSARTVEDSIVVKLPMSAFQEVFQDHPDAFVRVIQVIMVRLQRVTFTALHQYLGLSAELVNQGPHKKKQSPFSGSPVRSRTKETFSTQNIENQSNTTATVSSENDKNEVFHRDISTSSHQSVPIVISRRPKTNLDWKNQNLSPQSGQNTADMVPECDSHWANSSPITSQQVSQPDVIHTGNSHPSKKRSTTTEPIQQQLDEAQLVQMATEAFVRELGLEDDSILKDGKVQIREVPAGTYLMKEESHKDVALVYVVSGSLIISQRVSEGRDVGQEVHMFSAHQGEIVGGLAVLTGEPSFYTIRAKHSSRIALLSKPTFFAIMREQPTVVLHVAHSVVRRLSPFVRQVDFALDWLFLESGRAVYRQGDESDSTFIVLSGRLRSVITYMNGKKELVAEYGKGDLVGIVEMVTQTPRSTTVMAVRDSELAKLPEGLFNVIKLRYPIVVTRLINLLGHRILGTWQQAHTKNGSSDTQRAAATVDARPAQVNFSTVAIVPVSDDVPLTAFTYELYHSLCAIGPCLRLTSDVVRKTLGSTIMEPANEYRLTSWLAQQEDQHRISLYQCDPTYTLWTQRCVRQADCILIVGLGDKPPSIGRTEREVERLVMRTQKELVLLHKEQSGQRPTNTVQWLNMRSWVSSHHHIQCPKRMFTRRSQYRINELYSKVLMSEPNIHSDFSRLARWLTGTSVGLVLGGGGARGAAHVGMLKAVIEAGIPIDMVGGVSIGAFMGALWCMEKNITTTTQKAREWSKKMTQWWRQIMDLTYPVTSMFSGKDFNSTIQTTFGDTYIEDLWLPYFTITTDITDSCMRTHTHGLLWRYIRASMTIAGVFPPICDPLDGHLLVDGCYVNNVPACGFIISLFKLTKC from the exons ATGCCCACTATGGAG GTGGTAGAACTATTCAATAAATGTAATGAAAGTCTAGGTTCTTATTTATTTTCAAGATGGATTGGCCAGTTAATTGCGGAATACCAAATATCAAGAACTCTGTTTATAATCATAATATCGATTCTTGTGATTTTATTGATTGCATCTATAATTATTCTTCGAAAATGGAAAAACAAAGAATTCCTCCCAGAAGTGAAAGAATTTGTTGGGGTAGGTACAGGCAAGCCCAGATTCAGAAAAAGAGACAAGGTACTCTTTTATGGAAGAAAAATGTTGCGCAAAGTGAAATCCATCAGTGGACAAGTACATGCAACTGgacaaggaaagaaaagaaaggctGTTATGAGATTTGCACGAAGACTTTTGCAACTTAAGAAAGAGACAGCGCCACAACAACTAAAa gTTTTAGAACCTCCTGCTGAATATTTAGAAGAAGATTTAGGTCCTGGAGAGAAAGTACCACCTGATGCTTTATATATGTTACAAAGTATCAGAGTATTCGGTCATTTTGAAAAACCAGTATTTCTTAAATTATGCAAGCATACAGAAATTATGAATTTACCAGCTGGGAGCACTTTATTTAAAATTGGAGATCCagatgaaaatttatttatcgtaCAGCAAGGCTTAGTTAATGTTTATATCACAGGATCTGATGGTTCTCAAATATCACTAAAGCTAGTGAAAACTGGAGAATCAGTAACTAGTCTTCTTAGCTTCACAGATGTACTTACTGGGCATACAAGTACCTATAAAACAGTATCAGCCAGAACTGTGGAGGATTCTATTGTAGTCAAGTTACCAATGAGTGCATTTCAAGAG GTTTTTCAAGATCATCCTGATGCATTTGTTCGAGTTATCCAGGTCATTATGGTCCGTCTTCAAAGAGTCACTTTCACTGCTTTACATCAATATCTTGGATTATCTGCAGAATTAGTTAATCAAGGACCAcacaaaaagaaacaaagccCATTTTCAGGATCTCCAGTTAGATCAAGAACTAAAGAAACATTTTctacccaaaatatagaaaatcaATCCAATACAACTGCAACTGTCTCAtcagaaaatgataaaaatgaagTGTTTCATCGCGACATTTCTACAAGTAGTCATCAAAGTGTACCTATAGTTATAAGTCGACG GCCAAAAACTAATCTTGATTGGAAAAATCAAAATTTAAGTCCACAATCAGGTCAGAATACAGCAGATATGGTACCAGAATGTGATTCTCATTGGGCAAATTCTTCGCCTATAACTTCACAACAAGTATCACAACCAGATGTAATACACACGGGAAATTCACATCCAAGCAAAAAGAGGTCTACTACTACTGAACCAATACAACAACAACTCGATGAAGCACAGCTTGTGCAAATGGCTACGGAAGCATTTGTTCGGGAACTTGGCTTAGAAGATGATTCAATACTCAAAGATGGCAAAGTTCAAATCAGAGAAGTACCAGCTGGAACATACTTAATGAAGGAAGAATCTCATAAG GATGTTGCGCTTGTTTATGTTGTATCTGGTTCGTTAATAATCAGTCAACGCGTTTCAGAAGGTAGAGATGTAGGTCAAGAAGTTCATATGTTTAGCGCTCATCAAGGCGAGATTGTTGGTGGTCTAGCTGTATTGACTGGAGAACCTTCTTTTTATACCATTAGAGCAAAGCATTCTAGTCGCATAGCACTTCTTAGTAAACCAACATTTTTCGCTATTATGCGAGAACAACCAACTGTTGTATTACATGTTGCTCATTCAGTTGTTCGAAGACTTAGTCCCTTCGTAAGACAG GTTGATTTTGCACTTGATTGGCTATTTCTTGAAAGTGGAAGAGCAGTGTATCGACAAGGAGATGAATCAGATTCAACATTTATTGTGTTAAGTGGTCGACTTCGGTCGGTAATCACATATATGAATGGGAAAAAAGAACTCGTTGCAGAATATGGAAAAGGCGATCTTGTTGGTATTGTAGAAATGGTTACACAAACACCACGATCAACAACAGTAATGGCAGTACGAGATTCTGAATTAGCAAAACTTCCGGAGGGactatttaatgttataaaacTTCGTTATCCAATAGTAGTTACAAGACTTATAAATTTACTTGGACATCGTATACTTGGCACCTGGCAACAAGCGCACACAAAGAATGGCAGTAGTGATACAca ACGGGCCGCTGCAACAGTTGATGCAAGACCAGCTCAAGTAAATTTCTCAACTGTTGCAATAGTCCCGGTATCCGACGATGTCCCATTAACAGCATTTACGTATGAACTTTATCACTCGTTATGTGCAATTGGGCCATGTTTACGCCTTACATCTGATGTGGTTCGAAAA ACATTAGGTAGCACCATAATGGAACCTGCAAATGAATACCGTCTAACATCATGGCTTGCGCAGCAAGAGGATCAACACCGAATTTCTTTATACCAATGCGACCCAACGTACACATTGTGGACCCAACGATGTGTTCGACAAGCCGACTGTATTCTCATTGTAGGTTTAGGAGATAAACCTCCATCCATAGGCAGAACTGAACGTGAAGTCGAACGTTTAGTAATGAGAACGCAAAAAGAATTGGTACTTTTGCATAAAGAACAAAGTGGACAACGACCTACCAATACAGTGCAGTGGTTGAATATGAGATCTTGGGTTTCTAGTCATCATCACATTCAATGTCCTAAACGAATGTTTACAAGAAGATCTCAGTATAGAATT AATGAGCTGTATTCCAAAGTTCTGATGTCCGAGCCAAACATACATAGTGATTTCAGTAGGCTTGCTCGCTGGTTAACTGGAACTTCCGTTGGGCTTGTACTTGGAGGTGGAGGTGCTAGAGGTGCAGCCCATGTAGGGATGCTTAAAGCAGTTATCGAAGCCGGTATACCTATAGACATGGTTGGTGGAGTTAGTATTGGAGCGTTTATGGGTGCTTTATGGTGtatggaaaaaaatataacaacaACGACCCAGAAAGCTCGTGAATGGTCTAAG AAAATGACACAATGGTGGAGACAAATAATGGATTTAACATATCCAGTAACATCCATGTTTTCTGGAAAGGACTTCAATAGCACAATTCAAACAACATTTGGTGATACGTACATAGAAGATTTATGGTTACCATATTTTACAATAACCACAGACATCACTGATTCTTGTATGCGCACTCATACACACG GTTTGCTATGGAGATACATTCGAGCCAGTATGACCATTGCGGGGGTCTTTCCTCCTATTTGCGACCCTCTTGACGGGCATCTTTTGGTCGATGGGTGTTATGTTAATAACGTGCCAG CATGTGGCTTTATAATCTCTTTGTTCAAGCTGACGAAATGTTGA